A region from the Cryptosporangium arvum DSM 44712 genome encodes:
- the ssd gene encoding septum site-determining protein Ssd has protein sequence MSPPEACPLVCVRDPELTDNLLRLAAAAGADVEVPVDPIGARPLWTDAPLVIVGTDVVAEYVSARLPYRPGVVLAADERHVRPGDSAVWRVASDLGAEHVAFLPTAEAWLVDRLTEAVSGPRRAGRVVAVIGGRGGAGASVLSAALAVTAARNGSRTMLVDADPLGGGLDLLLGRENTGGLRWPDLVDTAGRVSPPALHDALPRVGELSVLSWDRGDVLAVPPEAAEAALDAGRRFSDLLVVDLPRRPDDAAVRVLQAADVTLLVVPAEVRACAAASRVVRAVRPHCAQLSCVVRGPAPAGLRSADLATALELPLAGVLRAEPRLAGALERGDVPAATGRGPLAGFCRSFLAELEAAE, from the coding sequence ATGTCGCCGCCCGAGGCGTGCCCGCTCGTCTGCGTCCGAGACCCGGAACTGACCGACAACCTGCTGCGCCTGGCCGCGGCGGCGGGCGCGGACGTCGAGGTCCCGGTCGATCCGATCGGCGCTCGCCCACTGTGGACCGACGCGCCGCTGGTCATCGTCGGCACCGACGTCGTCGCCGAGTACGTGTCGGCGCGGTTGCCGTACCGGCCCGGGGTTGTGCTCGCCGCCGACGAGCGCCACGTCCGGCCCGGGGATTCGGCCGTCTGGCGGGTGGCGTCCGACCTGGGAGCCGAGCACGTCGCCTTCCTGCCCACCGCGGAGGCGTGGCTGGTCGACCGCCTCACCGAGGCGGTCAGCGGGCCGCGGCGCGCCGGTCGGGTGGTCGCGGTGATCGGAGGGCGCGGCGGGGCGGGCGCGAGCGTCCTCTCGGCCGCGTTGGCCGTCACCGCGGCGCGGAACGGGTCACGCACGATGCTTGTCGATGCCGATCCGTTGGGCGGTGGCCTCGACCTGTTGCTCGGCCGCGAGAACACCGGCGGGCTCCGGTGGCCCGACCTCGTCGACACCGCCGGTCGGGTGAGCCCACCCGCGCTACACGACGCCCTGCCTCGCGTCGGCGAGCTCAGCGTCCTCTCCTGGGACCGCGGTGACGTTCTCGCCGTGCCCCCCGAGGCGGCCGAAGCCGCACTGGACGCCGGGCGTCGCTTCTCGGATCTGCTCGTGGTCGATCTGCCGCGCCGTCCCGACGACGCGGCAGTGCGGGTACTGCAGGCCGCCGACGTGACGCTCCTGGTCGTGCCGGCCGAGGTCCGGGCCTGCGCGGCGGCCTCGCGGGTGGTCCGGGCGGTGCGTCCGCACTGCGCTCAGCTCTCGTGCGTCGTCCGCGGCCCGGCTCCGGCGGGGCTGCGGTCGGCCGACCTCGCGACCGCGCTGGAGCTGCCGCTGGCCGGCGTGCTCCGGGCCGAGCCCCGCCTCGCCGGTGCGCTCGAGCGCGGCGACGTACCCGCTGCTACCGGGCGGGGCCCGCTGGCCGGTTTCTGCCGGAGCTTCCTGGCGGAGTTGGAGGCGGCGGAATGA
- a CDS encoding TadA family conjugal transfer-associated ATPase: MTASATDPEALAERVRSRLITLGHPPTPAAVATAVRAEYGSPIGDRTLFTLTARLHAELVGAGPLTALLAEPTVTDVLVNGPQEVWVDRGAGLQRVHCDLGDDTAVRRLAQRLAAACGRRLDDASPFVDAKLPDGTRLHAALPPVAATAVHLSLRTFRPQGFTVDDLVAAGTFTPESAAIARAVLAARLAFLVSGGTGSGKTTLLSALLGEVPADERLVIVEDATELRPVHPHVVSLEARPANAEGAGEIVVRTLVREALRMRPDRIVVGECRGPEIAELLAALNTGHDGGAGTLHANTPDAVPARIEALGLLAGLSRDAVHAQLAGALHVVFHVVRRMPGGGRPGLRMVTAIGVFGVGPDGRVVVRPAWRRDGGPTPGLASLHALLDARGGRR, encoded by the coding sequence ATGACCGCGTCCGCGACGGATCCGGAGGCTCTGGCCGAGCGCGTCCGCAGCCGGCTGATCACGCTCGGGCATCCGCCGACGCCGGCCGCCGTGGCCACCGCGGTCCGGGCGGAGTACGGCTCGCCGATCGGAGACCGGACGCTGTTCACGCTCACCGCGCGGCTGCACGCCGAACTGGTGGGAGCCGGTCCGCTGACCGCCCTGCTGGCCGAGCCGACCGTCACCGACGTCCTGGTGAACGGGCCGCAGGAGGTCTGGGTCGACCGGGGCGCCGGCCTCCAGCGGGTGCACTGCGATCTCGGTGACGACACCGCGGTGCGCCGGCTGGCCCAGCGGCTCGCGGCGGCGTGCGGGCGCCGGTTGGACGACGCGTCGCCGTTCGTGGACGCCAAGCTCCCCGACGGCACGCGGCTCCACGCGGCCTTACCGCCGGTGGCGGCCACCGCGGTCCACCTCTCGCTGCGCACCTTCCGGCCGCAGGGCTTCACGGTGGACGACCTGGTGGCGGCGGGAACGTTCACGCCGGAGTCGGCGGCGATCGCGCGTGCGGTGCTGGCGGCTCGGCTGGCCTTCCTGGTCAGCGGGGGAACCGGTAGCGGCAAGACGACGCTGTTGTCCGCGCTGCTGGGCGAGGTGCCCGCGGACGAGCGGCTGGTGATCGTCGAGGACGCGACCGAGCTCCGCCCGGTCCACCCGCACGTCGTCTCGCTGGAGGCCCGGCCGGCCAACGCCGAAGGCGCGGGGGAGATCGTGGTGCGCACGCTCGTGCGCGAAGCGCTCCGGATGCGTCCGGACCGGATCGTCGTCGGCGAGTGCCGCGGGCCGGAGATCGCGGAACTGCTCGCCGCGCTCAACACCGGGCACGACGGCGGCGCCGGGACGCTCCACGCGAACACCCCCGACGCGGTGCCGGCGAGGATCGAGGCGCTCGGCCTGCTCGCGGGTCTCAGCCGTGACGCGGTGCACGCCCAACTGGCCGGCGCGCTGCACGTGGTGTTCCACGTGGTCCGGCGGATGCCGGGGGGTGGGCGGCCGGGCTTGCGGATGGTCACCGCTATCGGCGTTTTCGGCGTCGGCCCGGACGGCCGCGTGGTCGTCCGGCCGGCGTGGCGCCGTGATGGCGGGCCGACGCCCGGGCTCGCCTCGCTGCACGCGCTGCTGGACGCCCGGGGTGGTCGGCGATGA